A stretch of the Takifugu flavidus isolate HTHZ2018 chromosome 1, ASM371156v2, whole genome shotgun sequence genome encodes the following:
- the col28a2a gene encoding collagen, type XXVIII, alpha 2a isoform X1: MLSCTWVLLVTGLSCVWTQHTLEEKKPVNKVLSAGTHGRQAQLHEECGLEISFLLDSSESAKDNHEQEKQFVMKVVDRLQGKKLHTGRSLNLRVALLQYSSHVITEQTFKDWRGTENFKARVTPIIYIGHGTYTTYAITNMTKIYREESSPGSIRVAVLLTDGISHPRNPDIFSAVAEAKNQGIKFFTLGITRAANEPTNIAQLRLLSSSPASRFLHNLQDEDIVEKIVAEITSLADQGCPLAQKCACEKGERGLSGPAGKKGRPGEDGAPGVKGEKGEYGISGLPGQEGPEGKPGYKGEKGERGECGTPGVKGAAGPVGLVGTRGPRGLQGLPGPPGDIGPEGIQGKQGERGPTGPPGIQGETGIGRPGPKGDIGFQGQPGPPGPRGIGELGPPGPQGPQGVQGSKGPTGEGLPGPKGDRGLPGPRGPRGQQGVGIKGDKGDFGPPGFPGPTGPTGVGIQGEKGVEGPRGPPGVRGLPGEGLPGPKGDQGLPGEQGAPGDRGIGEAGQKGEPGSAGIGGLPGLPGEDGAPGQKGEPGLPGLRGTEGAQGIGTQGEKGDQGQRGIRGLHGPPGIPGPSGPKGERGIPGQQGVQGQPGRSIPGPKGDVGASGPPGPIGETGHGLPGPKGDHGHPGLPGPYGPKGEGLPGPMGPTGLPGLPGEPGPEGIGVPGPKGDIGFRGLPGLPGPPGEGIQGPPGNIGRPGPPGPRGPQGDGIQGPKGEPGSQGMTGPRGPPGDGLPGAKGDRGLTGEKGGKGGKGDLGDSGVPGEAGRPGAKGDPGLTREDIIKLIKEICGCGIKCKERPMELVFVIDSSESVGPENFEIIKDFVIRLVDRTTVGRNATRIGLVLYSLDVHLEFNLARYATKQDIRHAIRKIPYMGEGTYTGTAIRKATQEAFLNARRGVSKVAIVITDGQTDKREPVKLDLAVREAHAANIEMYALGIVNASDPTQAEFLQELNLIASDPDDEHMYLIDDFNTLPALESKLVSQFCEDENGALIYNHITNGHWNGNSGHGDSVGDNNGQNSNSNRGFGKSGISSSDKEEIQNRRRHNSRNRGDTFTLPISADPLPVQVEEEDEGEDLDIRAQARISSIATLINKTSVVSVREGSISNDVVLSSPSSSSNTSTSSASTLSLNSNKLQSTVLPQEVSPLDPRCSLSLNQGPCRNYTIHWYYDKQANSCAQFWYGGCGGNDNRYETEEECKKTCVVSLRRGG; the protein is encoded by the exons ATGCTCTCCTGCACGTGGGTGCTGCTGGTCACAGGACTGAGCTGCGTCTGGACACAACACACTTTGGAAGAGAAGAAACCTGTGAACAAAGTTCTGAGTGCAGGAACTCATGGTAGGCAAG CTCAGCTACATGAGGAGTGTGGTCTTGAgatctccttcctgttggacagCTCTGAGAGCGCAAAGGACAACCATGAGCAGGAGAAACAGTTTGTCATGAAGGTGGTGGACAGACTCCAGGGGAAAAAGCTGCACACAGGCCGCAGCCTGAACCTGAGGGTGGCTCTGTTGCAGTACAGCAGTCACGTCATCACGGAGCAAACCTTTAAGGACTGGAGGGGCACGGAGAACTTCAAGGCTCGTGTAACTCCCATCATCTACATCGGGCACGGCACCTACACCACCTACGCCATCACCAACATGACCAAGATCTACCGGGAGGAGTCCAGTCCGGGCAGCATCAGAGTGGCCGTGCTGCTCACAGATGGCATTTCCCACCCGAGGAATCCGGATATTTTCTCTGCTGTGGCGGAAGCGAAAAACCAGGGCATCAAATTCTTCACCCTGGGCATCACCCGCGCAGCCAACGAGCCCACCAACATAGCCCAGCTCCGTCTTCTCTCCAGCTCCCCGGCCTCCCGCTTCCTCCATAACCTGCAGGATGAAGACATTGTGGAGAAAATAGTCGCGGAGATT ACCAGTTTGGCTGATCAAGGA TGCCCGTTGGCTCAGAAATGTGCTTGTGAGAAAGGAGAACGGGGCCTAAGTGGGCCTGCG GGCAAAAAAGGTCGGCCTGGAGAGGACGGAGCTCCAGGTGTTAAAGGGGAAAAG GGAGAATATGGAATAAGTGGTCTACCTGGACAAGAGGGTCCTGAG GGTAAACCAGGTTACAAGGGAGAGAAG ggagagagaggtgagtgTGGTACTCCAGGAGTAAAAGGAGCCGCG GGTCCTGTTGGTTTAGTCGGAACGAGGGGACCTCGGGGTTTGCAG gGGTTACCAGGACCACCAGGGGACATTGGACCTGAGGGAATTCAGGGAAAGCAG GGCGAACGTGGCCCAACTGGCCCTCCAGGAATTCAGGGGGAAACTGGAATTGGACGTCCTGGTCCAAAG GGTGACATTGGATTCCAAGGTCAGCCCGGTCCCCCCGGTCCTCGTGGAATAGGTGAACTAGGTCCTCCT GGTCCTCAAGGGCCGCAAGGTGTCCAAGGCAGTAAAGGACCCACTGGTGAAGGTCTGCCTGGACCAAAG GGGGATCGGGGGCTCCCTGGACCGAGGGGGCCGAGGGGACAACAAGGAGTGGGAATTAAAGGAGATAAG GGGGACTTTGGGCCTCCTGGTTTTCCAGGGCCAACTGGGCCAACAGGAGTTGGGATACAAGGAGAAAAG GGAGTTGAGGGTCCAAGAGGGCCACCAGGAGTCAGAGGACTTCCAGGCGAAGGTCTTCCTGGTCCTAAG GGAGATCAAGGTTTACCAGGAGAGCAAGGAGCTCCAGGAGATAGGGGTATTGGTGAAGCCGGTCAAAAG GGAGAACCTGGGTCAGCTGGAATCGGAGGCCTCCCTGGTCttccaggagaggatggagcaCCAGGGCAGAAG GGGGAGCCTGGTTTGCCTGGCTTAAGGGGAACCGAGGGAGCTCAAGGAATTGGTACTCAAGGGGAAAAG GGTGACCAGGGTCAAAGGGGCATCCGTGGATTACATGGGCCTCCTGGAATCCCAGGACCCTCTGGTCCAAAG GGTGAACGTGGGATACCAGGCCAGCAGGGCGTGCAGGGACAGCCAGGAAGGTCCATACCTGGTCCAAAG GGTGATGTTGGGGCttctggtccccctggtccaaTTGGGGAGACAGGCCATGGATTACCTGGTCCAAAG GGTGATCATGGTCATCCAGGTTTACCAGGACCATATGGTCCCAAAGGTGAAGGTCTTCCTGGCCCTATG GGTCCTACTGGTTTGCCAGGTTTACCAGGTGAGCCCGGTCCTGAAGGAATTGGAGTTCCTGGTCCGAAG GGTGATATTGGCTTCAGAGGATTGCCAGGATTGCCTGGACCACCTGGGGAGGGCATTCAAGGACCACCT GGTAATATTGGAAGACCAGGGCCTCCTGGTCCAAGGGGACCACAAGGAGATGGTATTCAAGGCCCAAAG GGTGAGCCAGGATCTCAGGGTATGACAGGTCCCAGAGGGCCGCCGGGAGATGGACTCCCTGGAGCTAAG GGTGATCGGGGATTAACTGgtgaaaaggggggaaaaggtgGAAAAGGAGACCTGGGAGATTCTGGAGTGCCTGGTGAAGCA gGAAGGCCGGGAGCAAAAGGAGATCCAGGTCTCACC AGAGAGGACATCATTAAGCTCATTAAAGAAATCTGTG GATGTGGCATCAAATGCAAAGAAAGACCGATGGAGCTGGTGTTCGTCATTGACAGCTCAGAGAGTGTTGGTCCAGAGAATTTTGAAATCATCAAGGACTTTGTCATCAGGCTGGTGGACCGCACCACAGTTGGACGTAACGCCACCAGAATTGGACTAGTCCTCTACAGTCTGGATGTCCATTTAGAGTTCAACTTGGCTCGTTACGCGACCAAGCAGGACATCAGGCACGCCATCAGAAAAATCCCTTATATGGGCGAGGGCACCTACACTGGCACGGCAATCAGGAAGGCAACTCAGGAGGCTTTCTTAAACGCTCGGCGTGGAGTCAGTAAAGTGGCTATTGTCATCACAGATGGTCAGACAGACAAACGAGAGCCAGTCAAGCTGGACCTGGCTGTGAGAGAAGCCCACGCTGCAAACATTGAGATGTATGCCCTGGGCATTGTCAACGCTTCGGATCCCACACAGGCCGAGTTCCTGCAGGAACTCAACCTCATCGCCTCTGACCCTGACGATGAACACATGTACCTCATCGATGACTTCAATACTCTACCAG CACTGGAATCTAAATTGGTCAGCCAGTTCTGTGAGGATGAAAATGGAGCCCTGATTTACAACCACATAACAAATGGACACTGGAACGGCAACAGTGGACATGGGGACAGTGTTGGTGACAATAATGGCCAGAACAGTAACAGCAACAGAGGATTTGGAAAGAGTGGGATCAGTTCCAGCGATAAAGAGGAGATCCAAAATCGGAGACGCCACAACAGCCGAAACCGTGGAGATACTTTCACACTGCCCATAAGTGCCGATCCTCTTCCTGTGCAG gtggaggaggaggatgaaggtgaagatTTAGACATTAGAGCCCAAGCCCGCATCAGTAGTATTGCAACATTAATTAACAAAACATCTGTAGTATCTGTCAGAGAAGGCTCCATCTCTaatgatgtggttttatcatctccatcatcttcatctaaCACTTCAACCTCATCTGCATCAACTTTATCTTTAAACTCTAACAAGTTACAGTCAACAGTCCTACCACAAG AGGTTTCTCCCCTTGATCCACGCTGTAGTCTGAGTTTGAATCAAGGTCCCTGTCGAAACTACACCATCCACTGGTACTATGACAAGCAGGCCAACTCCTGCGCACAGTTTTGGTACGGAGGCTGTGGAGGAAATGATAATCGTTATGAAACGGAGGAAGAATGCAAGAAAACCTGTGTAGTAAGCCTTCGCAGAGGAG GATAA
- the col28a2a gene encoding collagen, type XXVIII, alpha 2a isoform X2, giving the protein MLSCTWVLLVTGLSCVWTQHTLEEKKPVNKVLSAGTHAQLHEECGLEISFLLDSSESAKDNHEQEKQFVMKVVDRLQGKKLHTGRSLNLRVALLQYSSHVITEQTFKDWRGTENFKARVTPIIYIGHGTYTTYAITNMTKIYREESSPGSIRVAVLLTDGISHPRNPDIFSAVAEAKNQGIKFFTLGITRAANEPTNIAQLRLLSSSPASRFLHNLQDEDIVEKIVAEITSLADQGCPLAQKCACEKGERGLSGPAGKKGRPGEDGAPGVKGEKGEYGISGLPGQEGPEGKPGYKGEKGERGECGTPGVKGAAGPVGLVGTRGPRGLQGLPGPPGDIGPEGIQGKQGERGPTGPPGIQGETGIGRPGPKGDIGFQGQPGPPGPRGIGELGPPGPQGPQGVQGSKGPTGEGLPGPKGDRGLPGPRGPRGQQGVGIKGDKGDFGPPGFPGPTGPTGVGIQGEKGVEGPRGPPGVRGLPGEGLPGPKGDQGLPGEQGAPGDRGIGEAGQKGEPGSAGIGGLPGLPGEDGAPGQKGEPGLPGLRGTEGAQGIGTQGEKGDQGQRGIRGLHGPPGIPGPSGPKGERGIPGQQGVQGQPGRSIPGPKGDVGASGPPGPIGETGHGLPGPKGDHGHPGLPGPYGPKGEGLPGPMGPTGLPGLPGEPGPEGIGVPGPKGDIGFRGLPGLPGPPGEGIQGPPGNIGRPGPPGPRGPQGDGIQGPKGEPGSQGMTGPRGPPGDGLPGAKGDRGLTGEKGGKGGKGDLGDSGVPGEAGRPGAKGDPGLTREDIIKLIKEICGCGIKCKERPMELVFVIDSSESVGPENFEIIKDFVIRLVDRTTVGRNATRIGLVLYSLDVHLEFNLARYATKQDIRHAIRKIPYMGEGTYTGTAIRKATQEAFLNARRGVSKVAIVITDGQTDKREPVKLDLAVREAHAANIEMYALGIVNASDPTQAEFLQELNLIASDPDDEHMYLIDDFNTLPALESKLVSQFCEDENGALIYNHITNGHWNGNSGHGDSVGDNNGQNSNSNRGFGKSGISSSDKEEIQNRRRHNSRNRGDTFTLPISADPLPVQVEEEDEGEDLDIRAQARISSIATLINKTSVVSVREGSISNDVVLSSPSSSSNTSTSSASTLSLNSNKLQSTVLPQEVSPLDPRCSLSLNQGPCRNYTIHWYYDKQANSCAQFWYGGCGGNDNRYETEEECKKTCVVSLRRGG; this is encoded by the exons ATGCTCTCCTGCACGTGGGTGCTGCTGGTCACAGGACTGAGCTGCGTCTGGACACAACACACTTTGGAAGAGAAGAAACCTGTGAACAAAGTTCTGAGTGCAGGAACTCATG CTCAGCTACATGAGGAGTGTGGTCTTGAgatctccttcctgttggacagCTCTGAGAGCGCAAAGGACAACCATGAGCAGGAGAAACAGTTTGTCATGAAGGTGGTGGACAGACTCCAGGGGAAAAAGCTGCACACAGGCCGCAGCCTGAACCTGAGGGTGGCTCTGTTGCAGTACAGCAGTCACGTCATCACGGAGCAAACCTTTAAGGACTGGAGGGGCACGGAGAACTTCAAGGCTCGTGTAACTCCCATCATCTACATCGGGCACGGCACCTACACCACCTACGCCATCACCAACATGACCAAGATCTACCGGGAGGAGTCCAGTCCGGGCAGCATCAGAGTGGCCGTGCTGCTCACAGATGGCATTTCCCACCCGAGGAATCCGGATATTTTCTCTGCTGTGGCGGAAGCGAAAAACCAGGGCATCAAATTCTTCACCCTGGGCATCACCCGCGCAGCCAACGAGCCCACCAACATAGCCCAGCTCCGTCTTCTCTCCAGCTCCCCGGCCTCCCGCTTCCTCCATAACCTGCAGGATGAAGACATTGTGGAGAAAATAGTCGCGGAGATT ACCAGTTTGGCTGATCAAGGA TGCCCGTTGGCTCAGAAATGTGCTTGTGAGAAAGGAGAACGGGGCCTAAGTGGGCCTGCG GGCAAAAAAGGTCGGCCTGGAGAGGACGGAGCTCCAGGTGTTAAAGGGGAAAAG GGAGAATATGGAATAAGTGGTCTACCTGGACAAGAGGGTCCTGAG GGTAAACCAGGTTACAAGGGAGAGAAG ggagagagaggtgagtgTGGTACTCCAGGAGTAAAAGGAGCCGCG GGTCCTGTTGGTTTAGTCGGAACGAGGGGACCTCGGGGTTTGCAG gGGTTACCAGGACCACCAGGGGACATTGGACCTGAGGGAATTCAGGGAAAGCAG GGCGAACGTGGCCCAACTGGCCCTCCAGGAATTCAGGGGGAAACTGGAATTGGACGTCCTGGTCCAAAG GGTGACATTGGATTCCAAGGTCAGCCCGGTCCCCCCGGTCCTCGTGGAATAGGTGAACTAGGTCCTCCT GGTCCTCAAGGGCCGCAAGGTGTCCAAGGCAGTAAAGGACCCACTGGTGAAGGTCTGCCTGGACCAAAG GGGGATCGGGGGCTCCCTGGACCGAGGGGGCCGAGGGGACAACAAGGAGTGGGAATTAAAGGAGATAAG GGGGACTTTGGGCCTCCTGGTTTTCCAGGGCCAACTGGGCCAACAGGAGTTGGGATACAAGGAGAAAAG GGAGTTGAGGGTCCAAGAGGGCCACCAGGAGTCAGAGGACTTCCAGGCGAAGGTCTTCCTGGTCCTAAG GGAGATCAAGGTTTACCAGGAGAGCAAGGAGCTCCAGGAGATAGGGGTATTGGTGAAGCCGGTCAAAAG GGAGAACCTGGGTCAGCTGGAATCGGAGGCCTCCCTGGTCttccaggagaggatggagcaCCAGGGCAGAAG GGGGAGCCTGGTTTGCCTGGCTTAAGGGGAACCGAGGGAGCTCAAGGAATTGGTACTCAAGGGGAAAAG GGTGACCAGGGTCAAAGGGGCATCCGTGGATTACATGGGCCTCCTGGAATCCCAGGACCCTCTGGTCCAAAG GGTGAACGTGGGATACCAGGCCAGCAGGGCGTGCAGGGACAGCCAGGAAGGTCCATACCTGGTCCAAAG GGTGATGTTGGGGCttctggtccccctggtccaaTTGGGGAGACAGGCCATGGATTACCTGGTCCAAAG GGTGATCATGGTCATCCAGGTTTACCAGGACCATATGGTCCCAAAGGTGAAGGTCTTCCTGGCCCTATG GGTCCTACTGGTTTGCCAGGTTTACCAGGTGAGCCCGGTCCTGAAGGAATTGGAGTTCCTGGTCCGAAG GGTGATATTGGCTTCAGAGGATTGCCAGGATTGCCTGGACCACCTGGGGAGGGCATTCAAGGACCACCT GGTAATATTGGAAGACCAGGGCCTCCTGGTCCAAGGGGACCACAAGGAGATGGTATTCAAGGCCCAAAG GGTGAGCCAGGATCTCAGGGTATGACAGGTCCCAGAGGGCCGCCGGGAGATGGACTCCCTGGAGCTAAG GGTGATCGGGGATTAACTGgtgaaaaggggggaaaaggtgGAAAAGGAGACCTGGGAGATTCTGGAGTGCCTGGTGAAGCA gGAAGGCCGGGAGCAAAAGGAGATCCAGGTCTCACC AGAGAGGACATCATTAAGCTCATTAAAGAAATCTGTG GATGTGGCATCAAATGCAAAGAAAGACCGATGGAGCTGGTGTTCGTCATTGACAGCTCAGAGAGTGTTGGTCCAGAGAATTTTGAAATCATCAAGGACTTTGTCATCAGGCTGGTGGACCGCACCACAGTTGGACGTAACGCCACCAGAATTGGACTAGTCCTCTACAGTCTGGATGTCCATTTAGAGTTCAACTTGGCTCGTTACGCGACCAAGCAGGACATCAGGCACGCCATCAGAAAAATCCCTTATATGGGCGAGGGCACCTACACTGGCACGGCAATCAGGAAGGCAACTCAGGAGGCTTTCTTAAACGCTCGGCGTGGAGTCAGTAAAGTGGCTATTGTCATCACAGATGGTCAGACAGACAAACGAGAGCCAGTCAAGCTGGACCTGGCTGTGAGAGAAGCCCACGCTGCAAACATTGAGATGTATGCCCTGGGCATTGTCAACGCTTCGGATCCCACACAGGCCGAGTTCCTGCAGGAACTCAACCTCATCGCCTCTGACCCTGACGATGAACACATGTACCTCATCGATGACTTCAATACTCTACCAG CACTGGAATCTAAATTGGTCAGCCAGTTCTGTGAGGATGAAAATGGAGCCCTGATTTACAACCACATAACAAATGGACACTGGAACGGCAACAGTGGACATGGGGACAGTGTTGGTGACAATAATGGCCAGAACAGTAACAGCAACAGAGGATTTGGAAAGAGTGGGATCAGTTCCAGCGATAAAGAGGAGATCCAAAATCGGAGACGCCACAACAGCCGAAACCGTGGAGATACTTTCACACTGCCCATAAGTGCCGATCCTCTTCCTGTGCAG gtggaggaggaggatgaaggtgaagatTTAGACATTAGAGCCCAAGCCCGCATCAGTAGTATTGCAACATTAATTAACAAAACATCTGTAGTATCTGTCAGAGAAGGCTCCATCTCTaatgatgtggttttatcatctccatcatcttcatctaaCACTTCAACCTCATCTGCATCAACTTTATCTTTAAACTCTAACAAGTTACAGTCAACAGTCCTACCACAAG AGGTTTCTCCCCTTGATCCACGCTGTAGTCTGAGTTTGAATCAAGGTCCCTGTCGAAACTACACCATCCACTGGTACTATGACAAGCAGGCCAACTCCTGCGCACAGTTTTGGTACGGAGGCTGTGGAGGAAATGATAATCGTTATGAAACGGAGGAAGAATGCAAGAAAACCTGTGTAGTAAGCCTTCGCAGAGGAG GATAA